The genomic region GAGCAGGACCGGAATGTCGCTGGCAGGCTTGCCTTGCTTGTTGCGGGGTGCGGGCACCGGGGGGCTCCTTCGCGGGGTCAGTAGAGTGCTAACAAAATTGTTAACACAATCTACCCTAGTTCAACCCGGCGTAGGAGTGGAGCCCCGAAACCACCATGTTGATGAAGAACAGGTTGAACACACTTGTCGCGAACGCGGCCACATTGATCCAGGCGGCCTTGACGCTCTTCCAGCCGGCGGTTGCGCGGGCGTGGAGGTACGCGGCGTAGAGAATCCAGGTGATCAATGCGACGGTTTCCTTCGGGTCCCAACCCCAGAAGCGGCCCCATGCGACCTCACCCCAGATCGCGCCGAGCATGATGCCGATGCCGAAGACCGGCAGCGTGATGATCGCCGTGCGGTAGGCGTAGGAGTCCAGCTTCTTCGCGCTCGGCAGCGGCTTCGCGATCGCGCCGAAAAAGCCGCTCTCCTCCCCGCGCGGGTGGCGGATGCGCAGCAGGTAGAGCATCGAGAAGATGCCGGAGATCAGGCCAATGGACGCGCCGATGGACACCACGGAAACGTGGAACGGGTACCAGAAACTGCGCAGGGCTGGAACGAGCGGCGCAGCCTCAGCGTAGAGCACCGTGGCGTCGAGGAACAGCAAGATGATGATCGGGGTGAGCACCCACGGC from Corynebacterium genitalium ATCC 33030 harbors:
- the ccsB gene encoding c-type cytochrome biogenesis protein CcsB, giving the protein MLPVNTTLAGISDLTLRTAFAVYIVSLVLACIHYMRAQTVIDMRRDKLAQAEATANELVAVGDGGSTTVTPRSPELDDAPFDQSAFDTARDRARSMAGMAQYLTCVGIIFHLVAVVTRGLSVSRFPLGNMYEYVLTFTAVSMVVAAVIIQRKGWHTMWPWVLTPIIILLFLDATVLYAEAAPLVPALRSFWYPFHVSVVSIGASIGLISGIFSMLYLLRIRHPRGEESGFFGAIAKPLPSAKKLDSYAYRTAIITLPVFGIGIMLGAIWGEVAWGRFWGWDPKETVALITWILYAAYLHARATAGWKSVKAAWINVAAFATSVFNLFFINMVVSGLHSYAGLN